A genomic segment from Pseudopipra pipra isolate bDixPip1 chromosome 14, bDixPip1.hap1, whole genome shotgun sequence encodes:
- the CNGB1 gene encoding cyclic nucleotide-gated cation channel beta-1 isoform X3 encodes MFLMRVGKRVLSWLSQGFERIVPQPEGMKKLETEQKDQKCEATVEGTKRTETTAKPKPHLSAAMSTSVAETPAAATGQPEPVTTLTTQSVALDGLRMFIWFVQKLETVLPQPVTRGKQDTQGVASATLSPVEQIHIPPGEPEETHLILEEVTDDQVNEDTCEMMAWSHKAEPEADARSLPPIQEEPLEEEENRLWLSSPSTTKEEKEEEKKEEEEKEKWEEEEKEQEEEKKKWEEEEKEQEEEKKEEEKEEEEEENKKAEEKKVEEEKEEEEKKVEEEKKEEEEKKKEEEEEKEQEEGKKEEEEEKREEEKKEEEEKVVEEEKEKKVEEEKKQEKEEEEKKEEEEKKVEEEKKEEEEKKVEEEKEEEEKKKEEKKVEEEKKKEEEKKKEEEKKKEEKKKEEKKKKEKKKEKKRKKEGENRKEEKRKEEKRKEEEEESAESLLSSLPTTNGVDESYIAEEVLKFEQQAVAEISNLEGALVQVEEKTAEAAETNAEGNYPTVEIKDVDSRGDAAENDGTHLPVPAASAPNRLAVPGAASPRRRRLVPEDGLDEGLVSWDEEQRESLPERIGSATSLSSAIINTRLQELVKLFKERTEKVKEKLIDPDVTSDDESPVASPAKPAPAAAPVPPPGGEVEEDKPSGDDHYCEMLCCTFKYRPWMDRLKSYQFPSSIDPLTNLMYVLWLFFVVMAWNWNCWLIPVRWAFPYQTPANIHCWLLVDYLCDLIYLLDILIFQTRLQFVQGGDIITDKKAMKENYLRSQRFKMDVLCLLPLDFFYFKIGVNPLLRFPRCLKYMAFFEFNNRLEAILTKAYIYRVIRTTAYLLYSLHVNSCLYYWASAYEGLGSTTWVYDGEGNSYIRCYYWAVKTLITIGGLPDPKTLFEIVFQLLNYFTGVFAFSVMIGQMRDVVGAATAGQTYYRSCMDSTIKYMNFYKIPRTVQNRVKTWYEYTWHSQGMLDESELLVQLPDKMRLDIAIDVNYNIVSKVALFQGCDRQMIFDMLKRLRSVVYLPNDYVCKKGEIGREMYIIQAGQVQVLGGPDGKSVLVTLKAGSVFGEISLLAAGGGNRRTANVIAHGFANLFILEKKDLNEILVHYPESQKLLRKKAKKMLKSNNKPKDEKGGPGDALIIPPKAETPKLFKAALAATGRMGGKGPLGRLRWRLRELKEMQAAQGSSFSPTPPKSPVHQRSPVTSHRDQTRPGEISSESSDHLVTVRVIPTAQEDEEILAAEISEKEDKEKGEK; translated from the exons ACAGAGCAGAAGGATCAGAAGTGTGAAGCCACAGTGGAAG GCACAAAAAGGACTGAAACGACGGCAAAGCCAAAACCCCACCTTTCAGCTGCCATGAGCACCTCAGTGGCAGAGACACCAGCAGCTGCCACGGGGCAGCCAGAGCCAGTGACCACCCTCACCACTCAGTCCGTGGCTCTGGATGGCCTCAG GATGTTCATCTGGTTTGTCCAGAAGCTGGAGACGGTGCTGCCACAACCAGTGACCAGGGGGAAGCAGGACACACAG ggagtggCCTCAGCAACCTTGAGTCCTGTGGAACAAA TTCATATACCCCCTGGGGAACCCGAGGAGACCCACCTCATCCTGGAAGAGGTCACTGATGACCAGGTTAATGAAGACACATGTGAGATGATGGCCTGGAGTCACAAGGCTGAGCCAGAGGCAGATGCTCgttcccttccccccatacaGGAGGAACCtctggaagaagaagaaaacag ACTGTGGTTGAGCTCCCCAAGCACTaccaaggaggaaaaggaggaggaaaagaaggaggaggaagagaaagaaaaatgggaggaggaagagaaggagcaggaggaagagaagaaaaaatgggaggaggaagagaaagagcaggaggaagagaagaaggaggaggagaaggaggaggaggaggaagagaataagaaggcagaggagaagaaggtggaggaagagaaggaggaggaagagaagaaggtggaagaagagaagaaggaggaggaagagaagaagaaagaggaggaggaagagaaggagcaggaggaagggaagaaggaggaggaggaagagaagagggaggaggagaagaaggaggaggaagagaaggtggtggaggaggagaaggagaagaaggtggaggaggaaaagaagcaggagaaggaggaggaagagaagaaggaggaggaggagaagaaggtggaggaagagaagaaggaggaggaggagaagaaggtggaggaagagaaggaggaggaggagaagaagaaggaggagaagaaggtggaggaagagaagaagaaggaggaagagaagaagaaggaggaagagaagaagaaggaggaaaagaagaaggaggagaagaagaagaaggagaagaagaaggagaagaagagaaagaaagagggggagaacaggaaagaggagaagaggaaagaggaaaagaggaaagaggaggaggaggagagtgcAGA GTCCCTGCTCTCTTCTCTCCCAACTACCAATGGTGTGGATGAATCCTACATTGCCGAGGAGGTCCTCAAGTTTGAGCAGCAGGCAGTAGCTGAGATAAGTAACCTCGAAGGTGCTCTTGTACAG gtGGAAGAGAAGACAGCTGAAGCTGCTGAAACCAATGCTGAAG GTAATTACCCCACCGTGGAGATCAAGGATGTGGACAGCCGAGGCGATGCTGCAGAGAACGATGGTACCCACTTGCCGGTGCCCGCTGCCAGCGCTCCCAACAGGCTGGCGGTGCCCGGCGCAGCATCCCCCAG GAGGAGGCGACTGGTCCCAGAGGATGGTCTGGACGAGGGACTGGTGAGCTGGGacgaggagcagagggaaag CCTGCCCGAGCGCATCGGCTCGGCCACGAGCCTGAGCAGTGCCATCATCAACACCCGGCTCCAGGAACTGGTGAAGCTCTTCAAAGAGAGGACCGAGAAGGTGAAAGAGAAGCTGATTGACCCCGATGTCACCTCGGATGACGAGAGCCCTGTGGCAT CACCTGCTAAGCCAGCGCCTGCAGCAGCACCGGTGCCTCCCCCGGGaggggaggtggaggaggacAAGCCATCAGGGGATGACCACTACTGTGAGATGCTGTGCTGCACCTTCAAGTACCGGCCCTGGATGGACCGCCTGAAAAGCTACCAGTTCCCCAGCAGCATCGACCCACTCACCA ATCTGATGTATGTACTGTGGCTGTTCTTCGTTGTCATGGCCTGGAACTGGAACTGCTGGTTGATCCCCGTCCGCTGGGCTTTCCCCTACCAGACCCCAGCAAACATCCACTGCTGGCTGCTGGTGGACTACCTGTGTGACCTCATCTACCTGCTGGACATCCTCATTTTCCAGACCCGGCTGCAGTTCGTCCAGGGGGGAGACATCATC ACTGATAAAAAGGCCATGAAAGAGAACTACCTGAGATCACAACGTTTTAAG ATGGAtgtgctgtgcctcctgcccctGGATTTCTTCTACTTCAAAATTGGTGTCAACCCACTCCTGCGCTTCCCTCGATGCCTGAAG tACATGGCCTTCTTCGAGTTCAACAACCGCCTGGAGGCCATCCTGACCAAGGCATACATCTACAG AGTGATTCGAACAACTGCCTACTTACTGTACAGCTTGCATGTGAACTCCTGCCTCTACTACTGGGCCTCAGCCTATGAAGGACTGGGCTCTACCACCTGGGTCTATGATGGGGAAGGAAACAG CTACATCCGCTGCTACTACTGGGCAGTCAAAACCCTCATCACCATCGGGGGCCTGCCAGACCCCAAGACACTGTTTGAGATTGTCTTCCAGCTGCTGAACTACTTCACAGGCgtctttgctttctctgtcaTGATAGGGCAG ATGAGAGACGTGGTTGGCGCCGCTACTGCAGGGCAAACTTACTACAGGAGCTGCATGGACAGTACCATTAAATACATGAACTTCTACAAAATCCCCAGAACTGTTCAGAACCGGGTGAAAACGTGGTATGAGTACACGTGGCACTCTCAAGGCATGCTAG ATGAgtcagagctgctggtgcaACTGCCAGACAAGATGAGGCTGGACATCGCCATCGATGTGAACTACAACATCGTGAGCAAAGTGGCCCTTTTCCAG GGTTGTGACAGACAGATGATCTTTGACATGCTGAAGCGGCTCAGATCGGTGGTCTACCTGCCTAATGACTACGTGTGCAAGAAG GGAGAAATAGGCCGTGAGATGTACATTATCCAGGCGGGACAAGTGCAGGTGCTGGGGGGACCCGACGGCAAATCCGTGCTGGTGACTCTGAAAGCTGGATCCGTGTTTGGAGAAATAAG CTTGCTGGCGGCAGGAGGGGGAAATCGCCGAACGGCAAACGTCATAGCTCACGGCTTCGCGAACCTTTTCATTCTGGAGAAGAAGGACTTGAACGAGATTTTGGTGCACTATCCGGAGTCTCAGAAGCTGCTGCGTAAGAAGGCCAA gaaaatgctgaaaagcaacaacaaacccaaaGATGAGAAGGGAGGCCCTGGAGACGCGCTGATCATTCCCCCAAAAGCTGAGACCCCGAAGCTCTTCAAGGCTGCCCTGGCTGCCACGGGGAGGATGGGGGGCAAAGGGCCGCTGGGGCGGCTCCGctggaggctgagggagctgaaggaGATGCAGGCGGCGCAG GGTTCCAGTTTCAGTCCAACCCCACCAAAGTCACCAGTGCACCAGAGATCGCCTGTCACCTCCCACAGAGACCAAACCCGCCCAGGAGAAATATCCTCAGAATCTTCTGATCATTTAGTCACCGTTCGTGTGATTCCCACGGCACAAGAAGATGAGGAAATCCTCGCTGCTGAGATTTCAgagaaagaagacaaagaaaaaggagagaaatga